One genomic region from Spirosoma sp. KCTC 42546 encodes:
- a CDS encoding GyrI-like domain-containing protein, whose translation MTTQLTIPENALSEKETQPFTALTFTTRTTLQTLSQYAPSVAMELYKEASRLNLDIAGPIQWIYTDATGDVTKEFQLEIVLPIRQSGEQSAEFSYQEFPAFRCLSYTHTGPWSEFGELYDVLFGQFHRDGNQTDGRVREVYTVVDLEHMENCVTEIQIGLL comes from the coding sequence ATGACAACGCAACTGACAATTCCCGAAAACGCTTTATCTGAAAAAGAAACACAGCCATTCACCGCACTCACATTTACGACTCGCACCACCTTACAGACGCTGTCGCAATATGCGCCCAGTGTTGCTATGGAACTCTATAAAGAAGCCAGTCGACTTAATTTGGACATCGCAGGCCCGATTCAATGGATTTATACGGATGCCACTGGCGACGTAACCAAAGAGTTTCAGTTGGAGATTGTCTTACCCATTCGCCAATCGGGCGAGCAATCGGCCGAATTTTCGTACCAGGAGTTTCCCGCATTTCGCTGTTTATCTTACACACACACAGGCCCCTGGAGTGAATTCGGCGAGTTATATGATGTCCTTTTTGGCCAGTTTCACCGGGATGGCAATCAGACAGATGGGCGCGTTCGTGAGGTGTACACTGTCGTTGATTTGGAGCATATGGAAAATTGCGTAACCGAGATCCAGATTGGGCTCCTGTAA
- a CDS encoding Gfo/Idh/MocA family protein produces MKNQQSNSRRTFLRNLGASASALSLPLLGYADNQLVQNESSGLYSFLTNPDTKGLGQPGRKLGIALVGLGYYSTNLLAPALQQTQNCRLAGIVTGTPSKADEWMKKYNIPKENVYDYKTFDRIADNKDIDVVYVVLPNSMHEEYVVRAAKAGKHVICEKPMAITPKACQNMIDACKKANKQLAIGYRLHYEPFTKEIMRLGQEKVFGAVKFVESSDGFRSGDPNQWRLKKSMAGGGPLMDVGIYAIQGARYVTGEEPISVTAQFAPKTDPVKFKDVEETMFWQFEFPSGAVSNSTTSYASGVERLYASCEKGWFELSPAFGYGPLKGRTSKGPIEMPVVNHQAAHMDGVCKDLLDGKQLPSHVTGEEGLKDVTLLQAIYQAAETGKKLKLKA; encoded by the coding sequence ATGAAAAATCAGCAATCCAATTCCCGGCGAACCTTCCTGCGTAATCTGGGCGCGAGCGCATCGGCTCTGTCGCTACCCCTGCTCGGCTATGCCGATAATCAACTTGTTCAGAACGAATCCAGTGGTCTTTATTCATTCCTGACAAACCCTGATACCAAAGGCCTGGGGCAACCTGGCCGCAAGTTAGGCATTGCCCTGGTTGGCTTAGGCTACTACAGCACGAACCTACTGGCTCCGGCTTTACAACAAACGCAAAACTGCCGCCTGGCGGGTATTGTAACGGGCACGCCGTCAAAAGCCGACGAATGGATGAAGAAGTACAACATTCCGAAGGAGAACGTCTACGACTACAAAACCTTTGATCGAATTGCGGATAACAAAGATATTGATGTGGTCTATGTCGTGCTTCCTAACTCGATGCACGAAGAATACGTTGTTCGAGCAGCCAAAGCGGGCAAGCACGTCATTTGCGAAAAACCCATGGCTATTACGCCAAAGGCCTGCCAGAATATGATCGATGCCTGCAAAAAGGCGAATAAGCAACTGGCCATTGGTTACCGGCTTCACTACGAGCCATTCACCAAAGAGATTATGCGCTTAGGCCAGGAAAAAGTATTTGGAGCCGTCAAATTCGTGGAGAGCAGTGATGGCTTCCGCAGTGGCGATCCTAATCAGTGGCGTCTGAAGAAAAGTATGGCGGGTGGCGGCCCGCTCATGGATGTTGGCATCTACGCCATCCAGGGAGCCCGGTACGTAACGGGCGAAGAACCTATTTCGGTGACAGCCCAGTTTGCCCCGAAAACAGATCCTGTAAAATTCAAGGATGTTGAAGAGACGATGTTCTGGCAGTTTGAATTTCCGAGCGGGGCGGTTTCCAACTCAACCACTAGCTATGCGTCGGGTGTTGAACGGTTGTATGCTTCCTGCGAGAAGGGCTGGTTTGAATTATCGCCCGCGTTCGGCTATGGACCACTGAAAGGCCGTACCAGCAAAGGGCCCATCGAGATGCCGGTTGTGAACCACCAGGCCGCCCACATGGACGGTGTGTGTAAAGACCTCCTTGACGGCAAGCAACTACCCAGTCACGTTACCGGCGAAGAAGGCTTAAAGGATGTGACCTTGTTACAGGCCATTTATCAGGCCGCCGAAACAGGGAAGAAACTTAAGTTGAAAGCGTAA
- a CDS encoding DUF4249 domain-containing protein: MQRYYIFLALLIGVLGLNGCTTVIDAKLDTGPIRLSVEGILTDQPGSQTITLTTTAPYFDNSTAPAATSATVTVADDAGKTYQFVDPTNTGKYVWQPAGKDTLGHIGRSYQLTITYQGETYKASSKMNPVPPIDSIIFVKRKLNPLSKTEGYRAEFYATDFPNRVDYYRIRFFQNGELQNKPRNIITSQDGVFGSNSSVADGLAFIVPIRRSVNPDSLYALNDVVKVEVHSLTQDAFTFWQQLRTQITNGGLFATPPANVPTNIINTNVTGRTATGFFMTSAVRSRTASVVQANIRVRED; this comes from the coding sequence ATGCAACGATACTATATATTTTTAGCCTTACTAATTGGTGTTCTAGGCCTGAACGGCTGCACCACCGTTATTGATGCGAAACTCGATACGGGACCAATTCGGCTTTCGGTAGAGGGTATACTAACCGATCAGCCTGGTTCACAAACGATTACACTAACAACAACAGCGCCCTATTTTGATAATAGTACCGCGCCAGCCGCAACCAGCGCAACGGTTACGGTTGCTGACGATGCCGGGAAAACTTATCAGTTTGTAGATCCTACAAATACAGGTAAATACGTTTGGCAACCAGCTGGGAAAGATACCTTAGGCCACATTGGACGAAGCTACCAACTAACAATTACCTATCAGGGCGAAACGTACAAGGCTAGCTCGAAAATGAACCCGGTGCCTCCCATCGACTCGATCATTTTTGTGAAACGGAAGCTCAACCCTTTGTCAAAAACAGAAGGCTACCGGGCTGAGTTTTATGCTACTGACTTCCCTAATCGGGTGGACTATTACCGGATTCGATTCTTCCAGAATGGTGAGTTGCAGAATAAACCCAGAAATATTATTACCTCACAGGATGGGGTGTTTGGCAGTAACTCAAGTGTTGCCGATGGGCTGGCGTTTATTGTTCCCATCCGTCGGTCAGTCAATCCCGACAGCCTGTATGCGCTGAATGACGTGGTGAAGGTAGAGGTTCATTCGTTAACGCAGGACGCATTTACATTCTGGCAGCAACTGCGAACTCAGATTACAAATGGCGGCCTGTTTGCCACACCTCCAGCTAATGTTCCGACGAATATCATCAATACGAATGTTACCGGACGAACAGCAACGGGCTTTTTTATGACCTCTGCCGTTCGCAGCAGAACGGCGAGTGTAGTTCAGGCTAACATTCGGGTGCGAGAGGATTAG
- a CDS encoding VOC family protein, whose translation MEKAIKELRLILTVENLDELISFYRDTVGLETSKEWHEDAGNGIILDAGRASLELIDAKHAARIDQIEVGSRVSGPVRLALRVSEPVATATEKLIDGGATSVAPPTTAPWSEVSRVKAPDGMQITLFATSTLAD comes from the coding sequence ATGGAAAAAGCTATAAAAGAACTCAGACTTATTCTCACCGTCGAAAATCTGGATGAATTGATCAGTTTCTACCGGGACACAGTTGGCCTGGAAACATCGAAAGAATGGCACGAGGACGCTGGTAACGGGATCATTCTGGATGCAGGCCGGGCATCCCTTGAATTGATCGACGCCAAACATGCAGCCCGGATCGATCAGATTGAAGTAGGTAGCCGGGTTTCGGGGCCTGTTCGGCTGGCGTTGCGGGTTAGCGAGCCTGTTGCCACTGCAACCGAGAAATTAATTGACGGGGGAGCTACTTCGGTTGCCCCGCCCACAACTGCGCCCTGGAGTGAGGTCTCCCGAGTTAAGGCACCAGATGGTATGCAAATCACCTTATTCGCTACCTCTACACTTGCCGATTAG
- a CDS encoding efflux RND transporter permease subunit encodes MSLSGISIQRPVLAGVLSVLIILFGFVGLTYLGIREYPVTDSPIVTVTTTYPGASPDVIAYQITKPLEEAIGEANGIRTISSVSREAASVVTIEFNLDADLEAAANDVRDKVTKARRLLPGDVDPPIVEKANSGDIVIFMAVESKTRSILEVSNIASTVIKERMQTIPGVKRVGIAGEKKYAMRLRIDPAKLAAYQLTPSDIEQALRKENVDLPSGRIEGDRNELTVRTLGRLTKEDDFNNMIVKQEGSSIIRFRDIGYAELGAENERTAILNSLKGNSPTIGVFVEPQRGANAVAIADEFYRRLKELRKEIPADYQLTIGKDFTEPIRDSISEVEETLFIAFGLVILILFLFLRDWRSTIIPVVAIPVSIVSAFFIMYVAGYSINILTLLALVLAIGLVVDDAIVVLENIYAKVEEGMSPLQAAFKGSSEIYFAVISTTITLAAVFLPILFLPGITGKLFQEFAVVVAGSVIVSAFVALTLSPMMSAYLLKRHTKPNWLYRTTEPYFVTLNRGYEKSLGWFLRYRWVAFPTLIGTFGLIYFIGKQLPSELAPLEDRAQISLAVIAPEGSSYEYTEKYMNEIAKFSVDSTQGLFQTYSILALTFGPPAPVNVAIQNTFLKKADQRATTQADVFATYSRNAQNFRGVMVFPVQPPTIGSRFGQSQPVQFVLQGTNLAAITDVLPKFMDEARKSPILRFADSDLKVNKPELVLQINRDKAAELGISVAEIARGLQLALSGQRYGYFIFNDRQYEVIGQLQRQDRDTPYDLKSMYVRTRTGDVVSLDNLVSFKESISPAAIYRYDQAISATISAGLVPGKTIGDGVAEMNRIAQKVLPPTIKTSLAGESRDFAESSSSLLYAFVFALILIYLILAAQFESLIDPFIILLTVPMAMTGALLSLWIFDQTLNIFSQIGIITLIGLITKNGILIVEFANQSKEAGLSPLEAAKVAAASRFRPILMTSLAMIFGTIPIALTENSRNSLGTVIVGGLLFAGLLTLYIIPAVYSYFSRVPKHREEEVGALEPIIDHAEAL; translated from the coding sequence ATGAGTTTGTCGGGAATTAGTATTCAACGGCCTGTGCTGGCCGGTGTACTCTCTGTATTGATTATACTTTTTGGTTTCGTTGGACTAACCTATCTGGGAATTCGGGAATATCCCGTCACAGATTCACCCATCGTTACCGTTACAACAACCTATCCGGGAGCCAGCCCGGACGTAATTGCCTATCAGATTACGAAGCCACTGGAAGAAGCAATTGGCGAGGCCAACGGCATTCGAACGATCTCATCGGTATCGCGTGAAGCCGCTAGTGTAGTCACGATTGAGTTTAACCTCGACGCCGATCTGGAAGCCGCAGCCAACGATGTGCGTGATAAAGTGACGAAAGCCCGACGCTTACTTCCCGGCGATGTTGATCCGCCCATTGTGGAGAAAGCCAACAGTGGCGACATCGTAATTTTCATGGCGGTGGAAAGCAAAACCCGCAGCATTCTGGAGGTCAGCAATATTGCCTCAACAGTTATTAAAGAGCGGATGCAGACCATTCCCGGCGTGAAGCGGGTGGGTATTGCGGGTGAGAAAAAGTACGCCATGCGGCTCCGAATCGACCCGGCAAAACTGGCGGCCTATCAATTAACGCCGTCAGATATTGAACAGGCCCTACGAAAAGAAAACGTGGATTTACCGTCGGGTCGTATTGAAGGCGACCGAAACGAGTTGACCGTACGAACCCTGGGACGACTCACGAAAGAAGACGATTTCAATAACATGATCGTCAAGCAGGAAGGGAGCAGCATTATCCGTTTCAGGGATATTGGCTACGCCGAATTAGGTGCGGAGAACGAACGAACCGCCATTCTGAACAGTCTGAAAGGGAATTCGCCAACAATAGGCGTCTTTGTTGAACCCCAACGGGGAGCCAACGCCGTAGCTATTGCCGATGAATTTTACCGTCGACTGAAAGAATTACGGAAGGAAATTCCGGCTGATTATCAACTAACTATCGGGAAAGACTTCACCGAACCAATTCGCGACTCGATCTCCGAGGTAGAAGAAACGCTCTTCATCGCCTTTGGGCTGGTTATCCTGATTCTGTTCCTGTTCCTGCGCGACTGGCGTTCGACCATTATTCCGGTTGTGGCTATTCCGGTTTCCATCGTATCAGCCTTCTTCATTATGTATGTGGCTGGCTACTCTATCAACATTTTAACACTGTTAGCCTTAGTATTGGCGATTGGGCTGGTGGTCGATGATGCCATTGTGGTGCTGGAAAACATCTATGCGAAAGTTGAAGAAGGCATGTCGCCTTTGCAGGCTGCGTTCAAAGGATCATCGGAAATCTATTTTGCCGTTATCTCAACAACCATTACACTGGCTGCCGTTTTCCTGCCGATTTTATTTCTGCCGGGGATTACCGGTAAGCTCTTTCAGGAGTTTGCCGTGGTCGTAGCGGGTTCAGTAATCGTGTCGGCCTTTGTGGCGCTGACGCTTTCGCCCATGATGAGCGCGTATCTGCTCAAACGGCACACCAAACCGAACTGGCTCTATCGCACAACGGAACCGTACTTCGTGACGTTGAACCGAGGATATGAAAAGTCGCTGGGCTGGTTTCTGCGCTACCGATGGGTGGCTTTCCCAACGCTTATCGGTACGTTCGGTTTGATCTACTTCATTGGAAAGCAACTTCCTTCTGAACTGGCTCCCCTGGAAGATCGCGCTCAGATCAGTCTGGCCGTGATTGCGCCCGAAGGTTCGTCGTACGAGTACACCGAGAAGTACATGAACGAGATCGCCAAATTCTCGGTCGACTCCACGCAGGGTTTGTTTCAGACCTATTCCATTCTGGCGCTCACTTTTGGACCACCCGCTCCGGTCAACGTTGCTATCCAGAATACCTTCCTTAAGAAAGCCGATCAGCGGGCAACCACCCAGGCCGATGTATTCGCGACCTATTCCCGAAATGCCCAGAATTTCAGAGGAGTTATGGTGTTCCCGGTTCAGCCGCCAACGATTGGTAGCCGGTTTGGTCAATCCCAGCCCGTTCAGTTTGTGTTGCAGGGTACTAATCTAGCCGCCATCACAGATGTATTACCGAAGTTTATGGATGAGGCCAGAAAAAGCCCGATCCTTCGCTTTGCCGACTCCGATCTAAAGGTCAATAAGCCTGAGTTGGTACTTCAAATTAATCGAGATAAAGCCGCCGAATTGGGTATATCCGTTGCCGAAATCGCCCGAGGTCTGCAATTGGCCTTGAGTGGACAACGCTACGGCTACTTCATTTTCAACGACCGCCAATACGAAGTTATCGGTCAGCTCCAACGCCAGGATCGCGATACGCCTTACGACCTCAAATCCATGTACGTACGCACCCGAACGGGCGATGTCGTTTCGCTGGACAACCTGGTTTCGTTTAAAGAAAGCATTAGTCCTGCCGCCATCTACCGCTACGATCAGGCGATTTCGGCAACCATTTCGGCGGGTCTGGTACCAGGCAAAACTATTGGTGACGGCGTTGCCGAAATGAACCGGATTGCCCAAAAAGTATTACCGCCAACCATCAAAACGTCGTTGGCAGGCGAATCCCGCGACTTTGCCGAAAGCTCATCGAGTCTTCTCTATGCGTTCGTGTTCGCGCTGATTCTGATCTATTTGATCCTGGCCGCCCAGTTTGAAAGCCTGATCGATCCGTTTATTATCCTGCTCACGGTACCAATGGCCATGACGGGCGCACTGCTCAGCCTGTGGATTTTCGATCAGACGCTCAACATTTTCAGTCAGATCGGCATCATTACCCTAATCGGTCTGATTACCAAGAACGGTATTCTGATTGTCGAATTCGCCAACCAAAGCAAGGAAGCAGGCCTTAGCCCATTAGAAGCCGCCAAGGTAGCCGCAGCTTCCCGGTTCCGCCCTATCCTGATGACCAGTTTGGCGATGATTTTCGGAACAATTCCGATTGCCCTTACCGAAAACAGCCGCAACTCGCTTGGAACCGTGATCGTTGGCGGACTCCTGTTCGCGGGTTTGCTGACGCTCTACATCATTCCGGCGGTGTATTCTTATTTCTCTCGCGTACCGAAGCATAGGGAGGAAGAAGTGGGCGCATTAGAGCCAATAATTGATCACGCAGAAGCTCTTTAA
- a CDS encoding efflux RND transporter periplasmic adaptor subunit, with protein sequence MKTLNNRTKSLIAGIVAFTVALFFITPKLFSNKPASPASKSAAAPPADTKVATDVFVVKRETITDELQTNGTIAANQEVDLVSEVARKLVRAYAREGSYVGQGTLLFKLDDADLLAKKQKIALQEKLAKLDEKRFRELLATEAVNQQEYDKILTNLNVLQAELAMVDVDLAKTEIRAPFSGRLGLKRVDVGAYVTPATVLSSFDDLSRVEINFTIPEKYASDVRAGQAIRFTTENSSQQFVGKVTATEPKLEANTRSLLVKAVSDNATGKLVPGSSAKIAFALHVAQDGILIPTEALIPTAKGYSLFRMNQGKAERRDVKTGSRTKGTVQILDGLSIGDTVLTTNLLRLDTGVPVTISTVN encoded by the coding sequence GCTGTTCTCTAATAAACCAGCGTCGCCTGCCAGCAAGTCCGCTGCTGCGCCACCTGCCGATACGAAAGTAGCTACCGATGTTTTTGTCGTAAAACGCGAAACGATTACCGACGAACTTCAGACCAACGGTACTATTGCAGCCAATCAGGAAGTCGATTTAGTCAGTGAAGTAGCGCGTAAACTGGTTCGGGCCTATGCCCGTGAAGGTAGCTACGTTGGACAGGGAACCCTGCTCTTCAAATTAGATGACGCTGACCTGCTGGCCAAAAAACAAAAGATAGCCCTTCAGGAAAAGCTGGCGAAGCTCGACGAAAAACGATTCCGTGAACTGCTCGCCACCGAAGCCGTCAACCAACAGGAATACGACAAGATTTTAACCAACCTGAATGTGTTACAGGCCGAGTTAGCCATGGTCGATGTTGATCTGGCGAAAACCGAAATTCGGGCACCTTTCTCGGGTCGGCTGGGTCTGAAGCGCGTTGATGTGGGTGCTTACGTAACCCCTGCTACCGTACTGAGTTCGTTCGACGATTTGAGCCGGGTGGAAATCAACTTCACCATTCCCGAGAAATATGCGTCGGATGTTCGGGCTGGCCAGGCCATTCGCTTTACGACAGAGAATAGCAGCCAGCAATTCGTAGGCAAGGTTACGGCAACAGAACCGAAGCTGGAGGCAAACACGCGGAGTTTGTTGGTAAAAGCTGTTAGCGACAACGCAACCGGCAAACTCGTACCGGGTTCATCGGCCAAAATCGCCTTTGCATTACACGTAGCTCAGGATGGTATTTTGATTCCGACCGAAGCCCTGATTCCAACCGCCAAGGGGTATTCATTGTTCCGAATGAACCAGGGCAAAGCCGAACGCCGGGACGTAAAAACGGGAAGCCGGACCAAAGGCACCGTTCAAATTCTGGACGGCCTATCTATTGGCGATACTGTACTGACCACCAACTTACTACGGCTCGATACGGGCGTACCCGTCACCATTTCAACTGTCAATTAG
- a CDS encoding TolC family protein yields the protein MKHINYITTLSLTIAQLILSQIAQAQVRQLTMDDAVRLALDKNRDLQVATLETSKSAQKVVEARGYALPTVAASAQYLYYFNKQVSFLPGSFVGLGDDQLATFRVGGSNALLGGVAVSHPLFQASVRSGIRVAQIDESATGEALTTVRANVVTDVKKAYLDVLITQEQLRLQQQSIVRNEQALKDSRSLLAQGRVSRVDTLRAFVTVENLRPMLIQLTNRIGITKTILKQTMGLDEQEVIELQDSLRYNEALFASPGTDVFLDAVQARPEVRRLELLEKLNQEQIVQQIAEKQPKLSAIGLAQAQSQANNFQVGDYKWPVSSYIGLQVNVPIFTGFRTNSRIQQAQITRQQSNTQLANLKEIVRAQVKIGLANVEEARLRIQTQQQTISVAELGYRITRDRWKQGIASRLDMSDAELSLTQAKSNYLQAVYDYLTATVNLDKVLGKIK from the coding sequence ATGAAACACATAAATTATATCACCACGCTATCCCTAACAATAGCCCAACTAATCTTGAGCCAGATAGCCCAGGCCCAGGTGCGGCAATTGACAATGGACGATGCGGTCAGGCTGGCGCTTGATAAAAATCGGGACTTGCAAGTAGCTACACTGGAAACGTCGAAATCAGCTCAGAAAGTAGTAGAAGCGCGGGGTTACGCCTTGCCAACTGTGGCGGCTTCGGCACAGTATCTGTATTATTTCAATAAACAGGTGTCGTTCCTGCCCGGCAGCTTTGTCGGCCTCGGCGATGATCAATTGGCGACATTTCGGGTAGGTGGATCGAATGCATTGCTGGGTGGTGTTGCTGTATCGCATCCGCTTTTTCAGGCTAGTGTCCGATCGGGCATCCGAGTTGCGCAAATCGATGAATCAGCTACAGGCGAAGCATTGACGACTGTCCGGGCCAACGTCGTCACGGATGTAAAAAAGGCCTATCTGGACGTACTCATTACGCAGGAGCAACTCCGACTGCAACAGCAAAGCATTGTCCGAAATGAGCAGGCGCTAAAAGATTCCAGGTCATTGCTGGCCCAGGGACGGGTGTCACGCGTCGATACGCTACGGGCCTTCGTTACCGTTGAAAACCTGCGCCCAATGCTCATTCAACTGACAAATCGGATTGGCATCACCAAAACGATTTTAAAGCAAACGATGGGATTAGACGAGCAGGAGGTCATCGAACTTCAGGATTCTCTACGTTATAATGAAGCCCTATTCGCTTCGCCAGGAACAGACGTTTTTCTGGACGCCGTGCAGGCTCGCCCCGAAGTGCGTCGGCTGGAGTTACTGGAGAAACTGAACCAGGAACAAATCGTACAACAGATCGCTGAAAAGCAACCGAAGCTATCGGCCATTGGGCTGGCGCAAGCGCAGTCGCAGGCCAATAATTTCCAGGTGGGAGATTACAAATGGCCGGTTAGTTCATACATAGGGCTACAGGTGAATGTCCCGATTTTCACCGGCTTCCGAACAAACTCCCGCATCCAGCAGGCGCAGATAACCCGTCAGCAAAGCAATACGCAACTGGCTAATCTTAAAGAGATTGTACGAGCCCAGGTGAAAATTGGCTTAGCCAACGTAGAAGAAGCACGTCTTCGGATTCAAACCCAGCAACAAACCATTTCGGTAGCGGAACTAGGCTATCGCATCACCCGCGATCGCTGGAAACAGGGCATTGCCTCCCGGTTAGATATGTCGGATGCTGAACTTTCTCTGACGCAAGCCAAATCGAATTATCTACAGGCCGTATACGATTACCTCACAGCCACAGTTAATCTGGACAAGGTATTGGGAAAGATCAAGTAA
- a CDS encoding acyl-CoA dehydrogenase family protein, with translation MIATEPKASIKGGEFLIKETEAAKVFIPEEFTEEQLMIAATCREFLEREIWPRLNEIDNAKSPELISSLMDKAGELGILGTSVPEQYGGFGTNFNTSMLVAEVTGAGHSFSVALSAHTGIGTLPIVYYGNDDQKSKYLPQLASGEWKAAYCLTEPDSGSDANSGKTKAILSEDGKHYVLNGQKMWITNGGFADVYIVFAKIDENGQTDKNLSAFIVERTYEGITMNEPEHKMGIKGSDTRQIFFNDVKVPVENLLSERGNGFKIAVNILNIGRIKLGIAAIGGSKEVLNNAIRYSNERKQFKTAISQFGAIKHKLAEMALKIYASETASYRAGQNIDDLIEDFKGQGMEDGQAKLKALEQFAIECAIMKVHGSEVLDYVVDEGVQVYGGMGYSADAPMDRSYRDARINRIFEGTNEINRMLVVDMMLKRAMKGELDLMGPAMAVAKEIMSIPDFGSDEEEGLFIAEKKVLKNLKKAALMVSGAAVQKFMMTLSNEQEILMNVADMAIEVYVAESVLLRVEKLIGIKVEDAVALQKQMALVYLHEAVEKVNNAGRAAITSFAEGDELRGMLMGLKRFTKIEPMNLKDARRQIADAMIAENKYIF, from the coding sequence ATGATTGCGACAGAGCCTAAAGCCTCCATTAAGGGTGGCGAGTTCCTGATCAAAGAAACCGAAGCCGCCAAAGTCTTTATTCCTGAAGAATTTACTGAAGAGCAACTGATGATTGCGGCTACCTGCCGTGAGTTTCTGGAGCGGGAAATCTGGCCACGTCTGAATGAAATCGACAATGCCAAATCGCCAGAGTTGATTTCGTCTTTGATGGACAAAGCCGGTGAATTGGGCATTCTGGGCACATCAGTGCCTGAGCAGTACGGTGGTTTTGGTACCAATTTTAATACGTCGATGCTGGTTGCCGAAGTAACGGGCGCTGGGCACTCGTTTTCGGTAGCCTTATCCGCTCATACAGGGATTGGCACATTACCCATTGTGTATTATGGTAATGACGATCAGAAATCGAAATACCTGCCTCAACTAGCCAGTGGCGAATGGAAAGCGGCTTATTGCCTAACCGAGCCCGATTCTGGCTCGGATGCGAACTCGGGTAAAACGAAAGCCATCCTTTCCGAAGACGGTAAACACTATGTGCTGAATGGTCAGAAAATGTGGATTACCAATGGTGGATTTGCTGACGTATATATCGTGTTTGCGAAGATCGACGAGAACGGGCAAACAGATAAAAACCTGTCAGCCTTCATCGTTGAGCGTACGTACGAAGGCATCACAATGAACGAGCCGGAGCACAAGATGGGTATCAAAGGCTCCGATACGCGTCAGATTTTCTTCAATGATGTGAAAGTACCGGTTGAGAATTTATTGTCGGAACGTGGCAATGGCTTTAAAATCGCGGTCAATATTCTGAATATCGGTCGGATTAAGCTTGGTATTGCAGCCATTGGCGGTTCGAAAGAAGTGCTTAACAATGCCATCCGCTATTCAAACGAGCGCAAGCAATTTAAAACGGCTATCTCTCAGTTTGGTGCCATCAAGCATAAACTGGCCGAGATGGCCCTGAAGATTTATGCGTCCGAAACAGCCTCCTATCGGGCGGGTCAGAACATCGACGATCTGATCGAGGACTTTAAAGGGCAGGGTATGGAAGACGGCCAGGCGAAATTGAAAGCCCTGGAGCAGTTTGCCATCGAATGCGCCATTATGAAAGTCCACGGATCGGAAGTACTGGATTATGTGGTCGATGAAGGCGTTCAGGTATACGGCGGTATGGGCTACTCAGCCGATGCACCCATGGATCGCTCCTATCGCGATGCCCGTATCAATCGCATTTTTGAAGGCACGAACGAAATCAACCGGATGCTCGTGGTGGACATGATGCTGAAACGGGCCATGAAGGGCGAACTCGACCTAATGGGCCCAGCCATGGCCGTTGCCAAAGAAATCATGTCGATTCCAGATTTTGGATCGGATGAGGAAGAAGGCTTGTTCATTGCTGAGAAAAAAGTCTTGAAGAATCTGAAAAAAGCGGCTCTGATGGTATCGGGCGCTGCTGTACAGAAATTCATGATGACCTTATCGAACGAGCAGGAAATCCTGATGAACGTGGCCGATATGGCAATTGAGGTGTACGTAGCCGAATCTGTCTTGTTGCGTGTTGAAAAACTAATTGGCATCAAAGTGGAAGATGCGGTTGCGCTACAAAAGCAAATGGCCTTAGTCTATTTGCACGAAGCGGTTGAGAAAGTCAACAATGCTGGCCGGGCAGCTATCACCTCCTTTGCCGAAGGCGACGAATTACGCGGTATGTTGATGGGTCTGAAACGGTTCACCAAAATTGAGCCGATGAACCTCAAAGACGCCCGCCGTCAGATTGCCGACGCCATGATTGCCGAGAACAAGTATATTTTTTAA